The Desulfobulbus propionicus DSM 2032 DNA segment CAAGACCTTTCCCACCAACGACTGCTCGGCCTGTATCCTCACGCCGATGATGGTCGAGGCCTATAACCACCCCAACATCGAAACCATGACCTATTCGGAGGTGGACGATGTCAGCGGCTATATCGGCAACTTCAAGGTCAAGGTGCGGCGCAAGCAGACCTATGTCGACTGGAACAAGTGCACCGGCTGCGGCGACTGCGCCTCCAAGTGCCCCGCCAAGACCCCGGACGAGTTCAATGCCGGCCTCTCCGACCGCCGGGCCGCCTTCATCATGTTCCCGCAGGCGGTGCCGAAAAAGGCGGTGATCGACATCGACCATTGCATCAACTGCGCTGGCCGCGAAATCGGCACCCAGCCGAAAAGCAACCAGAAGACCGGCCGGCCGATCCTCGCGCCCTGCGAACGCGCCTGTCCGGCCGAGGCCATCAACCGCTCCCTTGCCCATGACCCGAACGGAACGATCCGCGAGATCGAGGTCGGCTCCATCGTCGTCGCCACCGGCTATCAGGTGATGGACAAGGACTGGTTCAAGGAAATGGCCCCAGCCTCGCCCAATGTCATCACCGCCTTGCAGCTGGAGCGCATCATCTCCGCCACCGGGCCGACCGAGGGCAAGCTGCTGCGGCCCTCGGATCACGAAAAGCCGCACACCATCACCTTTGTCTCCTGCATGGGCTCGCGCGACGAGCACTTCCACTCCTACTGTTCGCGTTTCTGCTGCATGTACATGATCAAGCAGGCCCGCCTGATCAAGGAGAAGTACCCACAGATCACCATCAACATGCACTTCATCGATGTGCGCGCCTTTGGCAAGGGCTACGAGGAGTACTACACCGGCGCCCGCAAGATGGGGATCAACTTCTTCAAAGGCAAGGTCGGCGGGCTGGAGATGCTGCCCGGCGACAAGTTGCGCGTGCTCGCCTACGACATGGAGGCCGCCACCCCGATCGAGTACGCGTCCGACCTGGTGGTTCTGGCCACGGCGGTCGAGTTGCCCAAGGATGCGGTGGGCCTGGCGCAGAAGCTTGGCCTCCAGTTCTGCGGCTCCAACTTCTTCCGCGAACTGCATCCCAAACTGGGACCGGTCGAAACCGCGGTCGAAGGCCTGTTCGTGGCCGGCTGCTGTCAGGGGCCCAAGGATATCCCCGACACCGTGGCCCAGGCCAAGGGGGCTGCCGCTGCCGCTGCCGTGCCCCTGGCCCAGGGCAAGGTCAAGATCGAGCCGATCATCTCCGAGGTGCATCAGGAGATCTGCTCCGGTTGCGGCATCTGCGTGCCGCTCTGTCCCTACCACGCCATCAGCATGCAACCCTCTGACAATGGCCCTAGAGCCCGGATCGAGATGAGTGCCTGCAAGGGCTGCGGCGTCTGCACCTCGGCCTGCCCGTCTGGCGCCATTGTCCTGCACGGCTATGAAGAAGCGCAGATTTTCGCCCAGATCGAGGCGCTGACCGCCTGAGAGGAGAGACCATCATGATTATCGACCAAAGCAAAATCGACGAGGCCATCGCTACCATTATCGGCTACGGCGGCCACAACATCCTCAACTGCATCCAATGCGGCGCCTGTTCGGCGGTCTGTCCCGGGGTCCGCGCCGGATTCCCCCTGCTGTGCCGCACCCTGATCCGTCACCTGCAGAGCGGCGAGCTGGAGGAGATCATCGAAGACGCCTCCAGTTGGGGCTGCCAGGCCTGCAACCGCTGCACCGAGGTCTGCCCGCGCGACGTGCGCCCGCAGGAGGTGGTGTTTGCCTTTCGCCGCTACCAGGCCAATCAGCTGGCCTTTTCGACCTCCTCGGTCACCAGCCAGATGAACCTGTTCGAGACCGGGCACGCGGTGTACACCGACCCCCGCGAGCTGCGCACGCGGGTGGGGCTGCCGGCCCAGACGCCGACCTCCGCCTTTGACGACCAGGCCAAGCAGGAAATCCAGACCCTGATCAACAACAGCCCCATGGGCGAGTTGGGACTCTTTTAACCAGCAGAGTTGGACCAGATTGCCCAACCGCACAACGAACAATGAATAAGGAGTCTTGGCAGAGGAGCTTTTTCGCCCCGGGACTCTTTTCATAGACAAGGTGAAACTCATGGAAAAAATCGGATTATATCTCGGCTGCAACATCCCGCTGAAAGCGCCGGACATCGAGCAGTCCATCCGCAAGATCCTGCCGGTGCTCGGCATCGAGCCGGTTGACCTGCAGGGCGCCTCCTGTTGCCCGGCCTGGGGCACGGCCCCCTCATTCGACCTCAACACCTGGTGCGCCATCTCCAGCCGCAACATCACCATCGCCGAAGCCCAGGGCGTGGACATCATGACCGGCTGCAACTCCTGCTTTGGCGTGCTCTCCGAGGCCAAGCACTTTCTCGATGACCCGGCGCGACGCAAGGCGGTCAATCAGAGCCTCGCCGCCATCAACCGCGAGTTCAAGGGCACCTCGGACATCTACCATGTCGCCCATGTGCTCCATCGCAAGGTGGGCGTGGAGAAGATCCGCGAGAATCTTAAGTACTCCCTTGGTGGACTGAAAATTGCGGTGCAGACCGGTTGCCACACCCTCTGGCCCTCGGATGTCTACAAGATCAAGGAGGACAACCCTTACTATCCGACCATCCTCCGCGATCTTTGCGAGGCCACCGGCGCCACCGTGCCGCATTATTCCCGTTTGGAGAGCTGTTGCGGCATGGGCGGCATGCGTTCCACCGACGTGGAGAAATCGCTGAAGCTGTTCCGCGACAAACTGCTGTCGATCAAGGAGGAAACCGACGCCGACCTGATCGTCACCACCTGTTCGTCCTGCTTCCTCCAGTTCGACATGTCCCAGCCGATCCTCAAGGAGCGCGGCCTGATCGACTTCGAACCGATTCCGACCTTTTACTATACCCAGTTGCTGGCTCTGGCCATGGGATGTGATCCCGCCCAGGTGGCCGCCCTCTCGCAGATCGACCGCAGCGGTATCATCAGCGAGATCCAAAGCGAACAACGTCTGATCAAGGAGGTGGCCTGATGTCCTTTCTACCCAATATCGTTGGCTTTGCCTGCCAGTGGTGCACCTATGCCGGCGCGGACCTGGCCGGTAACCTGCGGGCCAAATACCCGCCCTCGATCAAGCTGATCAAGGTACCCTGCTCCGGCCGGGTGGAGCCAGAGCATGTCATGGAAGCCCTGGCCAACGGCGCCGACGGCGTGCTGGTCGGCGGTTGTCACTTTGGCGATTGCCATTACAAGACCGGCAACTACAAAACCGCCAACAGGATGAAAATATTGAAACAACTGCTTGAGGACAGCGGTTTTGATTCCCGCCGCTTCCGTCTGGAATGGATCTCCGGTGCCGAGGGCTACCGGTTCGCCGAGGTGGTGGAGGAGTTTACCAAGGAGTTGCAGGAGCTGGGTCCCAACCCGCTCAAAGGAGGAAATGGTCATGGCAAATAAACTGAAGACCGCCTTTCTGCTGGCCGGCGGCTGCGCGGGCTGCGAGATGAGCGTGGTCGACCTCTCGGAAAAACTGGTCGATGCCCTGGAGCACCTGGAAATCGTCTTCTGGGCGCCAACCGTGGCCGACGTCAAGTATCAGGACCTGGAAGATATGCCGGATAAATCCATCGACCTGGCCTTTGTCGACGGCATGATCCGCAACACCGAAAACCTGCACACCGTCCAGGTGTTGCGGGCCAAATCCAAGGTGCTGGTGGCCTTCGGCGCCTGTGCCACCCTGGGCGGTATCGCCGCGCTTGGCGACCTGCATACCAAGGAGGAGCTGTTCCGCCAGGCCTACAAGGATTCCTTTTCCACTGACAACCCGGAAGGCGTCTATCCCGAACCGGAGTACCTGCTCGACGGCAAGTACAACCTGACCATCCCCGCCATCCTCGACACCTGTTCGACCATCGATCAGGTGGTGGCTGTGGATTACTATGTCGGCGGCTGCCCGCCCCATCCCTCGTTCGTCGGCAAACTGGTCGGCGCCATTGTTGCCGGCGACCTGCCCCCGGCGGGTTCCTGGCTCACCGGCGGCAAGGCGGTCTGCGACACCTGCAAGCGCAATCCGGCCCTCACCGGCCAGGAACGGCTGCCCATCGGTGAGATCAAACGCACCATCGACGACCGGCCCGACCCCAACATCTGCCTGCTGCAACAGGGCTACATGTGCTTTGGCCCGGTGACCCAGGGCGACTGCGGTGCCTCCTGCCTCAACGTCAACATCCCCTGTCGCGGTTGCGGCGGCCCGATCCCCGGTATCAAGGATTTCGGTGCCCGTTGCGTCTCCACCTTGGCCTCCAGCATGGCCAGCGAGGCCGTTGCCGAACAGTTCATTGAAAAATACAACGATATGGCCAAGATGTTTTATCGCTACAGCCATACGGCCTCGAAACTCAACCATCGGGTCGCCGAGCAGAAGGAGAACGCAGCATGAAAAAAATCGAAATCAGCCCGATCACCCGTCTTGAGGGCCATGGCAAGATTGCCATTTTCCTGGATGATGCCGGCAATGTGGACGACGCCTTTTTCCAGACCGTGGAATTCCGAGGCTTTGAAAAATTCCTCCAGGGCATGCCCATGGAGGAGGTACCGCGCACCGTGTCCACTGTCTGCGGTGTCTGTCGCGGCGTCCATTTCACCGCCTCGATGAAGGCCTCGGACGGCGTCTTCGGCGTCACCCCGCCGCCGGCCGGCCGCAAGCTGCGCGAACTGTTCTTCAACGCCCACTATGTCGAGGACCACTCGGTGATCCTCTATGCCCTGGGGCTGCCGGACTTTGTCGTCGGGCCGGAGGCCAATCCCGCGGTGCGCAACGTGGTTGGCCTGATCAACGCCGTGGGCGCGGAAACCGGCCGTGAGGTCCTGCGCCGTCGGGGTCTGGCAGTGAAGATTTTTGAACTGCTCGGTGGCAAGCCCAATCATCCGGTGGCGGCCATCCCCGGCGGCTGGTCCAAGCAGCTGAGCGAGGAGGAGCGCAAGCAGATCGAGGAGTGGTCCCAGGAGCTGGTGGGGTTGGGCGAGCTGACCCTCAAGGTCTTTGAGGATGTGGTGCTGAAAAACGACAAGTATATGGAGCTGGTCACCGGCGATATGTACAAGGTCGAGGTCGGCTACATGGGCTCGGTGGACGAGAACGACAATATCACCTACTACGACGGCACCCAGAAGATCATCGACTCGGCCGGCAACCCGGTGGGCAGCTTCAACGGCAAGGAATACCTCGATTTTATCTCCGAGCGCGTCCAGCCGTGGACCTATCTGAAATTCCCCTACCAGAAGAAGATCGGCCCCTGGAAGGGCATTGTCGAAGGGCCGGGCACCAACATCTACGCGGTTGGCCCGCTGGCGCGGATGAACATCGTGGGGGGCATGGACACGCCGCTGGCGCAGCAGCATTTCGAGAAATTCCACGCCACCTTCGGCGCGCGGCCGGTGCATAACGTCCTGGCCTACCACTGGGCCCGGGCGATCGAGCTGCTCAACGCCGCCGAGAAGTGCCTCCAACTCTCCCGTGACCCCGAGATCACCAGCAAGGACACCTGGACCAAGCCGACCTCCTGTCCGGGCGAGGGCGTGGGCATCATCGAGGCGCCGCGCGGCACCCTGATCCACCACTACACCACCGACGAGCGGGGCATCGTCACCAACGCCAACCTGATCGTGGCCACCACCCACAACAACGCCCCGATCAACCT contains these protein-coding regions:
- a CDS encoding F420-non-reducing hydrogenase subunit G codes for the protein MANKLKTAFLLAGGCAGCEMSVVDLSEKLVDALEHLEIVFWAPTVADVKYQDLEDMPDKSIDLAFVDGMIRNTENLHTVQVLRAKSKVLVAFGACATLGGIAALGDLHTKEELFRQAYKDSFSTDNPEGVYPEPEYLLDGKYNLTIPAILDTCSTIDQVVAVDYYVGGCPPHPSFVGKLVGAIVAGDLPPAGSWLTGGKAVCDTCKRNPALTGQERLPIGEIKRTIDDRPDPNICLLQQGYMCFGPVTQGDCGASCLNVNIPCRGCGGPIPGIKDFGARCVSTLASSMASEAVAEQFIEKYNDMAKMFYRYSHTASKLNHRVAEQKENAA
- a CDS encoding CoB--CoM heterodisulfide reductase iron-sulfur subunit B family protein, giving the protein MEKIGLYLGCNIPLKAPDIEQSIRKILPVLGIEPVDLQGASCCPAWGTAPSFDLNTWCAISSRNITIAEAQGVDIMTGCNSCFGVLSEAKHFLDDPARRKAVNQSLAAINREFKGTSDIYHVAHVLHRKVGVEKIRENLKYSLGGLKIAVQTGCHTLWPSDVYKIKEDNPYYPTILRDLCEATGATVPHYSRLESCCGMGGMRSTDVEKSLKLFRDKLLSIKEETDADLIVTTCSSCFLQFDMSQPILKERGLIDFEPIPTFYYTQLLALAMGCDPAQVAALSQIDRSGIISEIQSEQRLIKEVA
- a CDS encoding Ni/Fe hydrogenase subunit alpha, with the translated sequence MKKIEISPITRLEGHGKIAIFLDDAGNVDDAFFQTVEFRGFEKFLQGMPMEEVPRTVSTVCGVCRGVHFTASMKASDGVFGVTPPPAGRKLRELFFNAHYVEDHSVILYALGLPDFVVGPEANPAVRNVVGLINAVGAETGREVLRRRGLAVKIFELLGGKPNHPVAAIPGGWSKQLSEEERKQIEEWSQELVGLGELTLKVFEDVVLKNDKYMELVTGDMYKVEVGYMGSVDENDNITYYDGTQKIIDSAGNPVGSFNGKEYLDFISERVQPWTYLKFPYQKKIGPWKGIVEGPGTNIYAVGPLARMNIVGGMDTPLAQQHFEKFHATFGARPVHNVLAYHWARAIELLNAAEKCLQLSRDPEITSKDTWTKPTSCPGEGVGIIEAPRGTLIHHYTTDERGIVTNANLIVATTHNNAPINLAVKKAAKHFIKNGDVSPAMLNYVEMAFRPYDLCLACATHTVTGGQSPLLVEIFDNNGTLYKTLKNF
- a CDS encoding 4Fe-4S dicluster domain-containing protein, which produces MIIDQSKIDEAIATIIGYGGHNILNCIQCGACSAVCPGVRAGFPLLCRTLIRHLQSGELEEIIEDASSWGCQACNRCTEVCPRDVRPQEVVFAFRRYQANQLAFSTSSVTSQMNLFETGHAVYTDPRELRTRVGLPAQTPTSAFDDQAKQEIQTLINNSPMGELGLF
- a CDS encoding hydrogenase iron-sulfur subunit; translation: MSFLPNIVGFACQWCTYAGADLAGNLRAKYPPSIKLIKVPCSGRVEPEHVMEALANGADGVLVGGCHFGDCHYKTGNYKTANRMKILKQLLEDSGFDSRRFRLEWISGAEGYRFAEVVEEFTKELQELGPNPLKGGNGHGK
- a CDS encoding CoB--CoM heterodisulfide reductase iron-sulfur subunit A family protein, which gives rise to MAKVGVYVCHCGSNIAGVIDVAAVRDFAETLPDVVIARKDLFMCSDSGQEMVKQDVRDGVVDRVVVAACTPRTHEPIFRAAVEKAGLNKYLFEMANIRDQDSWVHAHDHEGATEKAKQIVASAVAKARNLEPLEDKFVPVTDAALVIGAGIGGISAALELANMGHKTYLVEKRPSIGGVMAQLDKTFPTNDCSACILTPMMVEAYNHPNIETMTYSEVDDVSGYIGNFKVKVRRKQTYVDWNKCTGCGDCASKCPAKTPDEFNAGLSDRRAAFIMFPQAVPKKAVIDIDHCINCAGREIGTQPKSNQKTGRPILAPCERACPAEAINRSLAHDPNGTIREIEVGSIVVATGYQVMDKDWFKEMAPASPNVITALQLERIISATGPTEGKLLRPSDHEKPHTITFVSCMGSRDEHFHSYCSRFCCMYMIKQARLIKEKYPQITINMHFIDVRAFGKGYEEYYTGARKMGINFFKGKVGGLEMLPGDKLRVLAYDMEAATPIEYASDLVVLATAVELPKDAVGLAQKLGLQFCGSNFFRELHPKLGPVETAVEGLFVAGCCQGPKDIPDTVAQAKGAAAAAAVPLAQGKVKIEPIISEVHQEICSGCGICVPLCPYHAISMQPSDNGPRARIEMSACKGCGVCTSACPSGAIVLHGYEEAQIFAQIEALTA